The following are encoded together in the Zingiber officinale cultivar Zhangliang chromosome 8A, Zo_v1.1, whole genome shotgun sequence genome:
- the LOC122009549 gene encoding probable LRR receptor-like serine/threonine-protein kinase At1g53440, translating to MKLCNQIVKSHTKCFCFVWFSRIASCLRKNLPCSGKSKNCELFINCGGRRVTIDGHEYQDDLSGIIDHSTYRDNGAWAYSNTGDFIGNVSSSFIAWNSSILNMSNPELYTTARLSPLSLKYYGLCLQTGNYTVGLHFAEIMLTDDQTFASVGRRLFDVSIQGQKVLWDFNIAKEANGTGKVLIRNFTTWVNDTLEIHFQWRGKGTNSIPWRSVYGPLISAISITPNFEANCKDKKSKLSVGVIVGIVIASCFVLILAFNIIWFCFTKKDPRDNEFKGLELQTGYFTLKQIKTATRNFDLENKIGEGGFGPVYKGVLADGSLIAVKQLSSKSRQGNREFVNEIGMISALQHPNLVKLYGCCIEGNQLLLIYEYMENNSLARALFAPPKYRLDIEWQTRRNICIGIARGLSYLHEESRLKIVHRDIKATNILLDKDLNVKISDFGLARLDEEENTHISTRIAGTVGYMAPEYAMRGYLTDKADVYSFGVVTLEIVSGMSNTNYRPKEEFVYLHDWAYVLQEQGNLLELVDQSLGSNYSKEEALQMLELSLVCTNPSPTLRPAMSSVISMLEGKMPVKVMPANRAAAAVDNVRFKALEKVSQDSQTQSSIDGPSIGSSISASASSGKNSQAKTSHPLLHYTD from the exons ATGAAATTGTGCAATCAGATTGTAAAATCTCATACCAAATGTTTCTGCTTTGTATGGTTTAGCAGGATAGCCTCATGCTTAAGGAAGAATCTTCCTTGTTCAGGGAAATCAAAAA ATTGTGAGCTGTTCATTAACTGTGGTGGTAGAAGAGTGACTATTGACGGACATGAGTACCAAGATGATTTATCTGGCATTATTGATCACTCTACCTATCGTGACAATGGAGCATGGGCATACAGCAATACTGGAGATTTTATCGGAAATGTTTCATCATCTTTTATTGCATGGAATTCATCAATCCTTAATATGAGTAATCCAGAATTATACACGACAGCTCGGCTTAGTCCTCTTTCACTAAAATACTATGGTCTATGCCTACAGACAGGAAATTACACAGTGGGTCTCCATTTTGCCGAGATTATGCTCACTGATGACCAAACTTTTGCTAGTGTGGGAAGACGTTTGTTTGATGTGTCAATCCAG GGTCAAAAAGTTCTGTGGGACTTCAACATTGCAAAAGAAGCTAATGGAACTGGCAAGGTGCTTATCAGAAACTTCACTACTTGGGTTAATGACACACTCGAGATTCACTTTCAGTGGCGTGGCAAGGGAACAAACTCCATCCCTTGGAGGAGTGTATATGGACCTCTTATCTCAGCCATTTCTATCACTCCGA ATTTTGAGGCTAATTGCAAGGATAAAAAAAGCAAGCTATCTGTTGGGGTTATTGTGGGCATTGTTATAGCATCTTGTTTTGTGCTTATTCTTGCCTTCAACATCATTTGGTTTTGCTTCACCAAGAAAGATCCTAGAGACAACG AATTCAAAGGCCTCGAGTTGCAAACTGGCTACTTCACTCTGAAACAGATTAAAACTGCTACTAGGAATTTTGATCTTGAAAATAAGATAGGTGAAGGTGGGTTTGGTCCCGTGTACAAG GGTGTACTGGCGGATGGTTCCTTGATAGCTGTCAAGCAACTTTCTTCTAAATCTAGGCAAGGGAACCGTGAATTTGTCAATGAAATAGGAATGATATCAGCTTTACAACATCCAAATCTCGTGAAGCTCTATGGCTGCTGTATAGAAGGAAATCAGTTGTTGCTTATCTACGAATACATGGAGAATAACTCTCTAGCTCGTGCTTTATTTG CTCCACCGAAATATCGCCTCGATATAGAATGGCAAACAAGACGTAATATTTGCATAGGGATAGCGAGAGGCTTGTCATATCTTCACGAGGAGTCGAGGCTAAAGATTGTTCACCGAGACATCAAGGCGACAAACATTCTACTAGATAAAGATCTAAATGTAAAAATTTCTGACTTTGGTTTGGCCAGACTTGATGAAGAAGAAAACACTCATATCAGCACAAGAATAGCAGGGACAGT AGGTTACATGGCTCCAGAGTATGCAATGAGAGGTTACTTGACAGACAAAGCAGATGTATATAGTTTTGGGGTAGTAACACTAGAAATTGTCAGCGGAATGAGCAATACTAATTATAGGCCTAAGGAGGAATTTGTTTATCTTCATGATTGG GCTTATGTTTTGCAAGAGCAGGGAAATTTGCTTGAATTGGTTGACCAAAGCCTTGGCTCCAACTACTCGAAGGAGGAAGCACTGCAAATGCTGGAGCTGTCTCTTGTTTGCACCAACCCCTCCCCGACGCTCAGGCCTGCAATGTCATCTGTGATAAGCATGCTTGAAGGCAAGATGCCAGTTAAGGTCATGCCCGCAAATCGAGCAGCGGCTGCAGTTGATAACGTGAGGTTCAAAGCTTTGGAGAAGGTCTCCCAAGACAGCCAAACACAGAGCTCCATCGATGGCCCATCGATTGGTTCCTCTATCTCAGCATCAGCATCAAGTGGCAAGAACTCACAAGCAAAAACAAGTCACCCCCTGCTTCACTACACAGATTAG